A genomic window from Hippocampus zosterae strain Florida chromosome 13, ASM2543408v3, whole genome shotgun sequence includes:
- the polr3f gene encoding DNA-directed RNA polymerase III subunit RPC6 isoform X1 — protein sequence MLASYGDFTEVRFLCRSDRGTSVKRQKTARKDHVGRNQRIQVRCVSLMATQDGRRSLHFSLRIKALCQQFPHGITEQVIQNDMPHLDGRQRAAAINKLLSLGLLDLLQNSNGLLYRLKDAQSARKMKGSDNQEKLVYQIIEDAGNKGIWSRDIRFKSNLPLTEINKILKNLESKKLIKAVKSVAASKKKVYMLYDVQPDRSVTGGAWYSDHDFESEFVEVLNQQCFKFLQGKAESAQDSEQSPVLRRNASFATSHEVWKYISELGISKVDLSMDDTETILDTLVYDGKAEMNVMVAKEDTPGSVDGRIKLYRAVRPLAPPTGLVKTPCGLCPVFDNCCEGGEISPSNCVYLDQWLDF from the exons ATGTTAGCTTCGTACGGTGACTTTACAGAGGTTAGGTTTCTATGTCGCAGCGACCGCGGCACgagtgtgaaaagacaaaaGACCGCGCGAAAAGACCACGTAGGGAGAAACCAACGTATTCAAGTCAGGTGCGTTTCACTAATGGCaacgcaagatggccgccggtcGCTTCACTTCTCGTTACG GATCAAGGCGCTGTGTCAGCAGTTTCCACACGGAATCACGGAGCAGGTGATCCAGAACGACATGCCGCACCTGGACGGTCGGCAGAGGGCCGCCGCCATCAACAAGCTGCTCTCTCTG GGTCTTCTGGATCTGCTGCAAAATAGCAACGGGCTCCTCTACAGGCTGAAGGACGCGCAGAGCGCCAG AAAGATGAAAGGTTCCGACAACCAGGAGAAGCTCGTCTACCAGATCATCGAAGACGCCGGCAACAAAG GCATCTGGAGCCGCGACATCCGCTTCAAGAGCAACCTGCCGCTGACCGAGATCAACAAGATCCTCAAGAACCTCGAGAGCAAAAAACTCATCAAAGCCGTCAAGTCGGTGGCG GCGTCCAAGAAGAAAGTCTACATGCTGTACGACGTGCAGCCCGACCGCTCGGTGACCGGCGGCGCCTGGTACAGCGACCACGACTTTGAGTCGGAGTTCGTGGAGGTCTTGAACCAGCAGTGCTTCAAGTTCCTGCAGGGCAAG GCGGAGTCGGCGCAGGACAGCGAGCAGAGTCCCGTGCTGCGGAGGAACGCTTCCTTCGCCACCTCGCACGAAGTCTGGAAGTACATCAGCGAGCTGGGCATCAGCAAG GTGGACCTGTCCATGGACGACACGGAGACCATCCTGGACACGCTGGTGTACGACGGCAAGGCGGAGATGAATGTGATGGTGGCCAAGGAGGACACGCCGGGCAGCGTCGACGGCCGCATCAAGCTGTACCGCGCCGTCCGCCCCCTGGCGCCGCCCACCGGCCTGGTCAAGACGCCCTGCGGACTCTGCCCG GTGTTCGACAACTGTTGCGAAGGCGGCGAGATTTCGCCGTCCAACTGCGTCTACTTGGACCAGTGGCTGGATTTCTGA
- the polr3f gene encoding DNA-directed RNA polymerase III subunit RPC6 isoform X2, with product MLASYGDFTEVRFLCRSDRGTSVKRQKTARKDHVGRNQRIQVRIKALCQQFPHGITEQVIQNDMPHLDGRQRAAAINKLLSLGLLDLLQNSNGLLYRLKDAQSARKMKGSDNQEKLVYQIIEDAGNKGIWSRDIRFKSNLPLTEINKILKNLESKKLIKAVKSVAASKKKVYMLYDVQPDRSVTGGAWYSDHDFESEFVEVLNQQCFKFLQGKAESAQDSEQSPVLRRNASFATSHEVWKYISELGISKVDLSMDDTETILDTLVYDGKAEMNVMVAKEDTPGSVDGRIKLYRAVRPLAPPTGLVKTPCGLCPVFDNCCEGGEISPSNCVYLDQWLDF from the exons ATGTTAGCTTCGTACGGTGACTTTACAGAGGTTAGGTTTCTATGTCGCAGCGACCGCGGCACgagtgtgaaaagacaaaaGACCGCGCGAAAAGACCACGTAGGGAGAAACCAACGTATTCAAGTCAG GATCAAGGCGCTGTGTCAGCAGTTTCCACACGGAATCACGGAGCAGGTGATCCAGAACGACATGCCGCACCTGGACGGTCGGCAGAGGGCCGCCGCCATCAACAAGCTGCTCTCTCTG GGTCTTCTGGATCTGCTGCAAAATAGCAACGGGCTCCTCTACAGGCTGAAGGACGCGCAGAGCGCCAG AAAGATGAAAGGTTCCGACAACCAGGAGAAGCTCGTCTACCAGATCATCGAAGACGCCGGCAACAAAG GCATCTGGAGCCGCGACATCCGCTTCAAGAGCAACCTGCCGCTGACCGAGATCAACAAGATCCTCAAGAACCTCGAGAGCAAAAAACTCATCAAAGCCGTCAAGTCGGTGGCG GCGTCCAAGAAGAAAGTCTACATGCTGTACGACGTGCAGCCCGACCGCTCGGTGACCGGCGGCGCCTGGTACAGCGACCACGACTTTGAGTCGGAGTTCGTGGAGGTCTTGAACCAGCAGTGCTTCAAGTTCCTGCAGGGCAAG GCGGAGTCGGCGCAGGACAGCGAGCAGAGTCCCGTGCTGCGGAGGAACGCTTCCTTCGCCACCTCGCACGAAGTCTGGAAGTACATCAGCGAGCTGGGCATCAGCAAG GTGGACCTGTCCATGGACGACACGGAGACCATCCTGGACACGCTGGTGTACGACGGCAAGGCGGAGATGAATGTGATGGTGGCCAAGGAGGACACGCCGGGCAGCGTCGACGGCCGCATCAAGCTGTACCGCGCCGTCCGCCCCCTGGCGCCGCCCACCGGCCTGGTCAAGACGCCCTGCGGACTCTGCCCG GTGTTCGACAACTGTTGCGAAGGCGGCGAGATTTCGCCGTCCAACTGCGTCTACTTGGACCAGTGGCTGGATTTCTGA
- the polr3f gene encoding DNA-directed RNA polymerase III subunit RPC6 isoform X3, with protein sequence MSEVKVKKETSNCDPTEVENRIKALCQQFPHGITEQVIQNDMPHLDGRQRAAAINKLLSLGLLDLLQNSNGLLYRLKDAQSARKMKGSDNQEKLVYQIIEDAGNKGIWSRDIRFKSNLPLTEINKILKNLESKKLIKAVKSVAASKKKVYMLYDVQPDRSVTGGAWYSDHDFESEFVEVLNQQCFKFLQGKAESAQDSEQSPVLRRNASFATSHEVWKYISELGISKVDLSMDDTETILDTLVYDGKAEMNVMVAKEDTPGSVDGRIKLYRAVRPLAPPTGLVKTPCGLCPVFDNCCEGGEISPSNCVYLDQWLDF encoded by the exons ATGTCCGAAGTGAAAGTGAAGAAAGAAACGAGCAACTGCGACCCCACCGAGGTTGAAAACAG GATCAAGGCGCTGTGTCAGCAGTTTCCACACGGAATCACGGAGCAGGTGATCCAGAACGACATGCCGCACCTGGACGGTCGGCAGAGGGCCGCCGCCATCAACAAGCTGCTCTCTCTG GGTCTTCTGGATCTGCTGCAAAATAGCAACGGGCTCCTCTACAGGCTGAAGGACGCGCAGAGCGCCAG AAAGATGAAAGGTTCCGACAACCAGGAGAAGCTCGTCTACCAGATCATCGAAGACGCCGGCAACAAAG GCATCTGGAGCCGCGACATCCGCTTCAAGAGCAACCTGCCGCTGACCGAGATCAACAAGATCCTCAAGAACCTCGAGAGCAAAAAACTCATCAAAGCCGTCAAGTCGGTGGCG GCGTCCAAGAAGAAAGTCTACATGCTGTACGACGTGCAGCCCGACCGCTCGGTGACCGGCGGCGCCTGGTACAGCGACCACGACTTTGAGTCGGAGTTCGTGGAGGTCTTGAACCAGCAGTGCTTCAAGTTCCTGCAGGGCAAG GCGGAGTCGGCGCAGGACAGCGAGCAGAGTCCCGTGCTGCGGAGGAACGCTTCCTTCGCCACCTCGCACGAAGTCTGGAAGTACATCAGCGAGCTGGGCATCAGCAAG GTGGACCTGTCCATGGACGACACGGAGACCATCCTGGACACGCTGGTGTACGACGGCAAGGCGGAGATGAATGTGATGGTGGCCAAGGAGGACACGCCGGGCAGCGTCGACGGCCGCATCAAGCTGTACCGCGCCGTCCGCCCCCTGGCGCCGCCCACCGGCCTGGTCAAGACGCCCTGCGGACTCTGCCCG GTGTTCGACAACTGTTGCGAAGGCGGCGAGATTTCGCCGTCCAACTGCGTCTACTTGGACCAGTGGCTGGATTTCTGA
- the dzank1 gene encoding double zinc ribbon and ankyrin repeat-containing protein 1 isoform X2, with protein MNAVVAQNVVSCQRQIAGRGPKRTRRASKSSAATMTAGAVAAPRIIAITRGNKATSKNHIDTDTLVCIQSDTGQARLLYTLDGSKPAREAPSGSGSGGRRYLSPFLLPGGRVCVRAVAATSDGRESATVTKVFIVREAEPSQQEAIPAGRGLRPEVATSRQPQGSKVTGDARSLPRAAPPDRVSARSGWEDTGPPGGALNTCTHFPRCPIFCLTCGTLAKAPADGGQPPRCVWCHAQVPVNARACSRGHAPGQQKLRRGLQAHVSCACCGRGTPAELSRCLTCDARLRMEGRRPHTASEVESAPCVQDSREANPSCSTCGRVNRSDARYCDWCGTEARRTSGTRRPSGTGRPRAPRAAVSPGRGYWRMQVDHVCAHLRSFAQNDAPFRTLLGEPRLGRITSAVLREDGREVSLTLGFAAAEDVGRKAGEKAKVSVSPSSSSRERTRTAGAAAIDAIDGHCAVPPLLLQRGADIDRQSGP; from the exons ATGAACGCTGTTGTCGCACAAAATGTTGTGAGCTGCCAAAGACAGATCGCTGGACGGGGTCCCAAAAGGACAAGGCGGGCGTCGAAAAG ctcagCGGCGACCATGACAGCGGGGGCGGTGGCGGCGCCGCGCATCATTGCCATCACGCGAGGGAACAAAGCCACGTCAAAGAACCACATTGACACCGACACGCTTGTTTGCATTCAGTCAG ACACGGGCCAGGCGCGTCTTCTCTACACGCTGGACGGCTCCAAGCCGGCGCGCGAGGCGCCTTCGGGCTCGGGAAGCGGCGGGCGCCGCTACCTTTCGCCGTTCCTgctgcccggcggccgagtgtgcgTCCGAGCCGTGGCCGCCACCAG CGATGGCCGCGAGAGCGCCACCGTCACCAAAGTCTTCATCGTCCGGGAGGCGGAACCTTCGCAACAG GAGGCGATTCCGGCGGGCCGAGGCTTGCGCCCTGAAGTCGCGACCTCGCGCCAGCCTCAAG GGTCAAAGGTGACGGGCGACGCCCGGTCCCTTCCTCGTGCGGCTCCGCCCGACCGTGTTTCCGCGCGCTCCGGTTGGGAGGACACCGGACCCCCCGGCGGCGCGCTGAACACCTGCACTCACTTCCCCAG GTGTCCAATTTTCTGTCTGACGTGCGGCACTTTGGCGAAGGCCCCCGCTGACGGAGGACAG CCGCCGCGTTGCGTGTGGTGCCACGCCCAAGTTCCGGTCAACGCTCGCGCGTGTTCCAGAGGCCACGCCCCCGGACAGCAGAAGCTCCGCCGCGGCCTACAG GCTCACGTTTCGTGCGCGTGTTGCGGACGAGGAACCCCGGCCGAGCTGTCGCGCTGTTTGACGTGCGACGCCCGCCTGCGCATGGAAGGACGCCGCCCGCAC ACGGCGTCGGAGGTGGAGAGCGCCCCCTGTGTGCAGGACTCGCGCGAGGCGAACCCGTCCTGCTCCACGTGTGGACGCGTCAACCGGAGCGACGCCCGCTACTGCGACTGGTGCGGCACAGAGGCGAGGCGGACCTCGGGAACGCGTCGGCCGTCGGGGACCGGCAGACCGCGGGCGCCGCGCGCCGCCGTCAGCCCGGGAAGAG GTTACTGGAGGATGCAAGTGGATCACGTGTGCGCTCACCTGAGGAGTTTTGCCCAGAACGACGCCCCCTTCAGGACTCTGTTGGGAGAGCCTCGCCTCGGCCGG ATTACTTCGGCCGTGCTTCGGGAAGACGGCCGAGAGGTCAGCCTGACCCTCGGCTTCGCGGCGGCCGAGGACGTCGGGCGCAAAGCCGGAGAGAAAGCGAAGGTTTCCGTCTCTCCGTCCTCGTCCTCCAGGGAGCGGACCCGAACCGCCGGCGCCGCGGCCATCGACGCCATCGACGGGCATTGCGCCGTCCCGCCACTTTTACTGCAGCGCGGCGCAGACATCGACCGGCAATCCGGCCCGTAA
- the dzank1 gene encoding double zinc ribbon and ankyrin repeat-containing protein 1 isoform X1, whose amino-acid sequence MAALRLRPPGSSCETVVATRMRVRNNCCRGDARKTFTSSRARQCSSSLKLDSDSAATMTAGAVAAPRIIAITRGNKATSKNHIDTDTLVCIQSDTGQARLLYTLDGSKPAREAPSGSGSGGRRYLSPFLLPGGRVCVRAVAATSDGRESATVTKVFIVREAEPSQQEAIPAGRGLRPEVATSRQPQGSKVTGDARSLPRAAPPDRVSARSGWEDTGPPGGALNTCTHFPRCPIFCLTCGTLAKAPADGGQPPRCVWCHAQVPVNARACSRGHAPGQQKLRRGLQAHVSCACCGRGTPAELSRCLTCDARLRMEGRRPHTASEVESAPCVQDSREANPSCSTCGRVNRSDARYCDWCGTEARRTSGTRRPSGTGRPRAPRAAVSPGRGYWRMQVDHVCAHLRSFAQNDAPFRTLLGEPRLGRITSAVLREDGREVSLTLGFAAAEDVGRKAGEKAKVSVSPSSSSRERTRTAGAAAIDAIDGHCAVPPLLLQRGADIDRQSGP is encoded by the exons ATGGCTGCCCTCCGGCTTCGGCCGCCGGGGTCCAGTTGCGAGACCGTCGTCGCTACGCGCATGCGCGTCAGAAACAACTGTTGCCGTGGTGACGCACGCAAAACATTCACAAGCTCGCGCGCTCGGCAGTGTTCAAGTAGCCTCAAGCTTGACTCGGA ctcagCGGCGACCATGACAGCGGGGGCGGTGGCGGCGCCGCGCATCATTGCCATCACGCGAGGGAACAAAGCCACGTCAAAGAACCACATTGACACCGACACGCTTGTTTGCATTCAGTCAG ACACGGGCCAGGCGCGTCTTCTCTACACGCTGGACGGCTCCAAGCCGGCGCGCGAGGCGCCTTCGGGCTCGGGAAGCGGCGGGCGCCGCTACCTTTCGCCGTTCCTgctgcccggcggccgagtgtgcgTCCGAGCCGTGGCCGCCACCAG CGATGGCCGCGAGAGCGCCACCGTCACCAAAGTCTTCATCGTCCGGGAGGCGGAACCTTCGCAACAG GAGGCGATTCCGGCGGGCCGAGGCTTGCGCCCTGAAGTCGCGACCTCGCGCCAGCCTCAAG GGTCAAAGGTGACGGGCGACGCCCGGTCCCTTCCTCGTGCGGCTCCGCCCGACCGTGTTTCCGCGCGCTCCGGTTGGGAGGACACCGGACCCCCCGGCGGCGCGCTGAACACCTGCACTCACTTCCCCAG GTGTCCAATTTTCTGTCTGACGTGCGGCACTTTGGCGAAGGCCCCCGCTGACGGAGGACAG CCGCCGCGTTGCGTGTGGTGCCACGCCCAAGTTCCGGTCAACGCTCGCGCGTGTTCCAGAGGCCACGCCCCCGGACAGCAGAAGCTCCGCCGCGGCCTACAG GCTCACGTTTCGTGCGCGTGTTGCGGACGAGGAACCCCGGCCGAGCTGTCGCGCTGTTTGACGTGCGACGCCCGCCTGCGCATGGAAGGACGCCGCCCGCAC ACGGCGTCGGAGGTGGAGAGCGCCCCCTGTGTGCAGGACTCGCGCGAGGCGAACCCGTCCTGCTCCACGTGTGGACGCGTCAACCGGAGCGACGCCCGCTACTGCGACTGGTGCGGCACAGAGGCGAGGCGGACCTCGGGAACGCGTCGGCCGTCGGGGACCGGCAGACCGCGGGCGCCGCGCGCCGCCGTCAGCCCGGGAAGAG GTTACTGGAGGATGCAAGTGGATCACGTGTGCGCTCACCTGAGGAGTTTTGCCCAGAACGACGCCCCCTTCAGGACTCTGTTGGGAGAGCCTCGCCTCGGCCGG ATTACTTCGGCCGTGCTTCGGGAAGACGGCCGAGAGGTCAGCCTGACCCTCGGCTTCGCGGCGGCCGAGGACGTCGGGCGCAAAGCCGGAGAGAAAGCGAAGGTTTCCGTCTCTCCGTCCTCGTCCTCCAGGGAGCGGACCCGAACCGCCGGCGCCGCGGCCATCGACGCCATCGACGGGCATTGCGCCGTCCCGCCACTTTTACTGCAGCGCGGCGCAGACATCGACCGGCAATCCGGCCCGTAA
- the dzank1 gene encoding double zinc ribbon and ankyrin repeat-containing protein 1 isoform X3, which produces MAALRLRPPGSSCETVVATRMRVRNNCCRGDARKTFTSSRARQCSSSLKLDSDSAATMTAGAVAAPRIIAITRGNKATSKNHIDTDTLVCIQSDTGQARLLYTLDGSKPAREAPSGSGSGGRRYLSPFLLPGGRVCVRAVAATSDGRESATVTKVFIVREAEPSQQEAIPAGRGLRPEVATSRQPQGSKVTGDARSLPRAAPPDRVSARSGWEDTGPPGGALNTCTHFPRCPIFCLTCGTLAKAPADGGQPPRCVWCHAQVPVNARACSRGHAPGQQKLRRGLQTASEVESAPCVQDSREANPSCSTCGRVNRSDARYCDWCGTEARRTSGTRRPSGTGRPRAPRAAVSPGRGYWRMQVDHVCAHLRSFAQNDAPFRTLLGEPRLGRITSAVLREDGREVSLTLGFAAAEDVGRKAGEKAKVSVSPSSSSRERTRTAGAAAIDAIDGHCAVPPLLLQRGADIDRQSGP; this is translated from the exons ATGGCTGCCCTCCGGCTTCGGCCGCCGGGGTCCAGTTGCGAGACCGTCGTCGCTACGCGCATGCGCGTCAGAAACAACTGTTGCCGTGGTGACGCACGCAAAACATTCACAAGCTCGCGCGCTCGGCAGTGTTCAAGTAGCCTCAAGCTTGACTCGGA ctcagCGGCGACCATGACAGCGGGGGCGGTGGCGGCGCCGCGCATCATTGCCATCACGCGAGGGAACAAAGCCACGTCAAAGAACCACATTGACACCGACACGCTTGTTTGCATTCAGTCAG ACACGGGCCAGGCGCGTCTTCTCTACACGCTGGACGGCTCCAAGCCGGCGCGCGAGGCGCCTTCGGGCTCGGGAAGCGGCGGGCGCCGCTACCTTTCGCCGTTCCTgctgcccggcggccgagtgtgcgTCCGAGCCGTGGCCGCCACCAG CGATGGCCGCGAGAGCGCCACCGTCACCAAAGTCTTCATCGTCCGGGAGGCGGAACCTTCGCAACAG GAGGCGATTCCGGCGGGCCGAGGCTTGCGCCCTGAAGTCGCGACCTCGCGCCAGCCTCAAG GGTCAAAGGTGACGGGCGACGCCCGGTCCCTTCCTCGTGCGGCTCCGCCCGACCGTGTTTCCGCGCGCTCCGGTTGGGAGGACACCGGACCCCCCGGCGGCGCGCTGAACACCTGCACTCACTTCCCCAG GTGTCCAATTTTCTGTCTGACGTGCGGCACTTTGGCGAAGGCCCCCGCTGACGGAGGACAG CCGCCGCGTTGCGTGTGGTGCCACGCCCAAGTTCCGGTCAACGCTCGCGCGTGTTCCAGAGGCCACGCCCCCGGACAGCAGAAGCTCCGCCGCGGCCTACAG ACGGCGTCGGAGGTGGAGAGCGCCCCCTGTGTGCAGGACTCGCGCGAGGCGAACCCGTCCTGCTCCACGTGTGGACGCGTCAACCGGAGCGACGCCCGCTACTGCGACTGGTGCGGCACAGAGGCGAGGCGGACCTCGGGAACGCGTCGGCCGTCGGGGACCGGCAGACCGCGGGCGCCGCGCGCCGCCGTCAGCCCGGGAAGAG GTTACTGGAGGATGCAAGTGGATCACGTGTGCGCTCACCTGAGGAGTTTTGCCCAGAACGACGCCCCCTTCAGGACTCTGTTGGGAGAGCCTCGCCTCGGCCGG ATTACTTCGGCCGTGCTTCGGGAAGACGGCCGAGAGGTCAGCCTGACCCTCGGCTTCGCGGCGGCCGAGGACGTCGGGCGCAAAGCCGGAGAGAAAGCGAAGGTTTCCGTCTCTCCGTCCTCGTCCTCCAGGGAGCGGACCCGAACCGCCGGCGCCGCGGCCATCGACGCCATCGACGGGCATTGCGCCGTCCCGCCACTTTTACTGCAGCGCGGCGCAGACATCGACCGGCAATCCGGCCCGTAA
- the kat14 gene encoding cysteine-rich protein 2-binding protein produces MDGGGVEDQAARASASQGLEEGEVEGETLLIVESEERGSPDLSHDHSGDSLASDPGEEADAVWACDHLAFYCERCHKWIPAARLHGNQPSYLKGDNFFKFVCRDCSEDGEESFERMRLTWQQVVMLAMYNLSLEGTGRQGYFRWKEDICAFIGRHWNFLLGSRKKTSTWWSTVAGCLSVGSPTFFRSGAQEFSEPGWWKLVHNRPPTLRAHAHKAAAKAKGAARKAAAAVEPAAAAEGLRKRGGRNPVETAMQLKEKRSRTQEAKDIRRAQKEAGGGLGRGRRHPPEALLEKGEVVDFSSVSSSDRTPLSSPSPSPSPDFSAPGTPASHSATPSLLSEADLIPDAMPPQALFHDDEEMAADAAIDPGTEDAPPPAASARKRLRPPPPGIKREADSEDDDEDDFEEEGAARPAAGHEGSERKRSSSRRDKSHGSPPAPRHAPVGPYDERVLRRRLDACPLALAVTPQARRLRRKLLVRQAKRQRGLPLLDIDCALSLAGGVYGAREEAGGGRPGAGRDLRVLDRFQVKASARRGSPSPRLSFGCRLTGADGASEQSVKSPYTSRFLKPYIRRDYESRPPKMRLLAEIRAHAHRREPGWTPEADAPLDYCYVRPNHIPSVNAMCRHGFWPGVDLSECLQYPDFSVVALYKKVVVGFGFMVPDVKYNEAYVSFLLVHPEWRRAGIGTFMIYHLIQTCMGKDVTLHVSASNPAMLLYQKFGFQAEEYILDFYDKYYALDSAECRHAFFLRLRR; encoded by the exons ATGGACGGGGGCGGCGTCGAGGACCAGGCGGCGCGCGCCTCGGCCTCGCAGGGCCTGGAGGAGGGCGAGGTGGAGGGCGAAACGCTTCTGATCGTGGAGTCGGAGGAGCGGGGCTCGCCGGACCTGTCGCACGACCACAGCGGCGACTCCCTGGCCAGCGACCCCGGCGAGGAGGCGGACGCCGTCTGGGCCTGCGACCACTTGGCCTTCTACTGCGAGCGATGCCACAAGTGGATCCCGGCCG CTCGCCTCCACGGCAACCAGCCCAGCTACCTGAAGGGCGACAACTTCTTCAAGTTTGTGTGCCGCGACTGCTCCGAGGACGGCGAGGAGAGCTTCGAGAGGATGCGGCTCACCTGGCAGCAG GTGGTCATGCTGGCCATGTACAACCTGTCTCTGGAGGGAACCGGACGCCAAGGCTACTTCCGCTGGAAGGAGGACATCTGCGCCTTCATCGGCCGCCACTGGAACTTCCTCCTGGGATCCAG gaAAAAGACATCCACCTGGTGGAGCACGGTGGCGGGGTGTCTGTCGGTGGGCAGTCCGACTTTCTTCCGCTCGGGGGCCCAGGAGTTCAGCGAGCCGGGATGGTGGAAGCTGGTCCACAACCGACCTCCGACCCTGCGCGCACACGCCCACAAGGCCGCCGCCAAGGCCAAAG GGGCGGCTCgcaaagcggcggcggcggtggagcCGGCCGCGGCGGCGGAAGGTTTGCGCAAGCGGGGCGGCAGGAACCCGGTGGAGACGGCCATGCAGCTGAAGGAGAAGCGCTCCCGCACGCAGGAGGCCAAAGACATCCGGCGGGCTCAGAAGGAGGCGGGCGGCGGCTTGGGGCGGGGCCGCCGGCATCCGCCGGAAGCCCTCCTGGAGAAGGGCGAGGTGGTGGACTTCTCCTCCGTCAGTTCTTCGGACAGGACGCCGCTGAGCAGCCCGTCGCCGTCGCCCTCGCCCGACTTCTCGGCGCCCGGGACGCCGGCCTCCCACTCGGCCACGCCCAGCCTGCTGTCGGAGGCCGACCTCATCCCGGACGCCATGCCGCCCCAGGCTCTCTTTCACG ACGACGAGGAGATGGCGGCAGACGCCGCCATCGACCCCGGGACGGAGGACGCCCCTCCGCCCGCCGCCTCGGCGCGCAAGCGACTccgcccgccgccccccggCATCAAGCGGGAGGCGGACagcgaggacgacgacgaggacgacTTTGAGGAAGAGGGGGCGGCGCGGCCGGCCGCCGGCCACGAGGGCTCGGAGCGCAAGAGGTCGTCGTCCCGCCGCGACAAAAGCCACGGGAGCCCTCCCGCTCCTCGCCACGCCCCGGTGGGCCCCTACGACGAGCGGGTGCTGCGGCGCCGTCTGGACGCGTGCCCGCTGGCGCTGGCCGTCACGCCGCAagcccgccgcctccgccgcaaGCTGTTGGTGCGGCAGGCCAAGCGGCAGCGAGGACTCCCCCTGCTGGACATCGACTGCGCACTCAGTCTGGCGGGAGGAGTCTACGGCGCtcgggaggaggcggggggcgggcggcccggCGCCGGCCGGGATCTTCGGGTCTTGGACCGCTTCCAG GTCAAAGCTTCGGCTCGCCGCGGGTCGCCCTCGCCTCGGCTCTCTTTCGGCTGTCGCCTGACGGGCGCCGACGGCGCTTCGGAGCAAAGCGTCAAGAGCCCGTACACGTCCCGCTTCCTCAAGCCGTACATCAG GCGCGACTACGAGAGCCGTCCCCCGAAGATGCGCCTGCTGGCCGAGATCCGAGCGCACGCTCACCGCCGGGAGCCCGGCTGGACCCCCGAGGCCGACGCCCCCCTGGACTACTGCTACGTGCGGCCCAATCACATCCCCTCGGTCAACGCCATGTGTCGCCACGGCTTCTGGCCAG GAGTGGACCTGTCGGAGTGCCTGCAGTACCCCGACTTCAGCGTGGTGGCGCTCTACAAGAAGGTGGTGGTGGGCTTCGGTTTCATGGTGCCCGACGTCAAGTACAACGAGGCGTACGTCTCCTTCCTGCTGGTGCACCCCGAGTGGCGGCGGGCGGGCATCGGAACCTTCATGATCTACCACCTCATCCAG acgtGCATGGGCAAGGATGTGACTCTGCACGTGTCCGCCAGCAATCCGGCCATGTTGCTTTACCAGAAGTTCGGCTTCCAGGCCGAGGAGTACATCCTGGACTTTTACGACAAGTACTACGCCTTGGACAGCGCCGAGTGTCGCCACGCCTTCTTCCTGCGATTGCGACGCTGA
- the LOC127613095 gene encoding protein PET117 homolog, mitochondrial produces MSTTSKAVLGLSVLVTVGTVVAVHLKQSWDTQRLHEGVLRDLERVERKKENVRRLEENRKLSAHLREERR; encoded by the exons ATGTCGACGACCTCGAAAGCGGTGCTGGGACTTTCCGTGCTTGTGACTGTGGGCACCGTGGTCGCCGTCCATCTCAAGCAGTCCTGGGACACACAG cgTCTCCACGAAGGCGTCCTGAGAGATTTGGAGCGCGTCGAGCGCAAGAAGGAGAACGTGCGGCGCCTGGAGGAGAACAGGAAGTTAAGCGCTCACCTGCGAGAGGAGCGGCGCTGA